From a region of the Buteo buteo chromosome 7, bButBut1.hap1.1, whole genome shotgun sequence genome:
- the FYTTD1 gene encoding UAP56-interacting factor isoform X2 — MSGFGAAAPLSGSSAAAGARNGSSDSLEKIDMSLDDIIKLNKKEERKQYSPKMKRGLQQNRTRQFRTPSSKWGIQQQKGYGKNRLGRRKKIAGKKRSYGVITGLAAKKAMGSRKGISPLNRQPLSEKNAQRNYPVLKKKTNLQRQSETQRKQAPALRRPAPLNRRNSMPSTFARIGNKLNQQKDTRQATFLFRRGLKVQAQVQSTDDLDNQTVKRTRQWRTSTTSGGILTVSIENPGAIITPISQKLRLTRTPVPPFLMKRDQSEEKKIPKGVPLQFDINSVGKQTGMTLNERFGILKEQRTALSQNKGSRFVTVG, encoded by the exons GGCTCCTCGGCTGCGGCGGGGGCCCGGAACGGCAGCAGCGACAGCCTGGAGAAGATCGACATGTCCCTGG aTGATATAATTAAACTgaacaagaaagaagagagaaagcaataTTCCCCCAAAATGAAAAGAGGGCTTCAGCAGAATCGAACTCGACAGTTCAGGACACCAAGCTCCAAGTGGGGAATCCAACAGCAGAAAG GTTATGGTAAAAATCGTTTGGGACGCAGAAAGAAGATAGCAGGGAAGAAGCGTTCTTACGGAGTTATAACTGGCTTGGCAGCCAAGAAAGCAATGGGTTCACGCAAAGGAATTAGTCCTCTGAACAGACAGCCGCTTAGCGAGAAG aatGCACAGCGGAATTACccagttttgaaaaagaaaacaaacctgcagAGACAATCTGAAACGCAGAGAAAACAAGCTCCAGCCCTCAGGAGGCCTGCCCCACTAAACAGAAG GAATAGCATGCCATCCACTTTTGCCAGAATTGGAAACAAACTAAATCAGCAGAAAGACACTCGTCAAGCAACGTTCCTGTTTAGAAGGGGCCTGAAG GTGCAGGCCCAAGTGCAGTCAACAGATGATCTTGATAATCAGACAGTAAAGAGAACCCGTCA ATGGCGAACTTCTACCACAAGTGGAGGAATTTTGACTGTATCCATTGAAAACCCAGGAGCAATCATAACCCCAAT ttccCAGAAATTGCGATTAACTCGTACTCCTGTGCCACCATTTCTCATGAAGAGGGACCAATCTGAAGAGAAGAAGATTCCCAAAGGGGTTCCATTGCAGTTTGATATAAATAGTGTTGGAAAACAG acagGGATGACGTTGAATGAACGTTTTGGGATCCTGAAGGAGCAAAGAACAGCTCTGTCTCAGAACAAAGGAAGCCGTTTTGTAACAGTGGGCTAA
- the FYTTD1 gene encoding UAP56-interacting factor isoform X1 has protein sequence MSGFGAAAPLSGSSAAAGARNGSSDSLEKIDMSLDDIIKLNKKEERKQYSPKMKRGLQQNRTRQFRTPSSKWGIQQQKGYGKNRLGRRKKIAGKKRSYGVITGLAAKKAMGSRKGISPLNRQPLSEKLLFFKNAQRNYPVLKKKTNLQRQSETQRKQAPALRRPAPLNRRNSMPSTFARIGNKLNQQKDTRQATFLFRRGLKVQAQVQSTDDLDNQTVKRTRQWRTSTTSGGILTVSIENPGAIITPISQKLRLTRTPVPPFLMKRDQSEEKKIPKGVPLQFDINSVGKQTGMTLNERFGILKEQRTALSQNKGSRFVTVG, from the exons GGCTCCTCGGCTGCGGCGGGGGCCCGGAACGGCAGCAGCGACAGCCTGGAGAAGATCGACATGTCCCTGG aTGATATAATTAAACTgaacaagaaagaagagagaaagcaataTTCCCCCAAAATGAAAAGAGGGCTTCAGCAGAATCGAACTCGACAGTTCAGGACACCAAGCTCCAAGTGGGGAATCCAACAGCAGAAAG GTTATGGTAAAAATCGTTTGGGACGCAGAAAGAAGATAGCAGGGAAGAAGCGTTCTTACGGAGTTATAACTGGCTTGGCAGCCAAGAAAGCAATGGGTTCACGCAAAGGAATTAGTCCTCTGAACAGACAGCCGCTTAGCGAGAAG ttattgttttttaagaatGCACAGCGGAATTACccagttttgaaaaagaaaacaaacctgcagAGACAATCTGAAACGCAGAGAAAACAAGCTCCAGCCCTCAGGAGGCCTGCCCCACTAAACAGAAG GAATAGCATGCCATCCACTTTTGCCAGAATTGGAAACAAACTAAATCAGCAGAAAGACACTCGTCAAGCAACGTTCCTGTTTAGAAGGGGCCTGAAG GTGCAGGCCCAAGTGCAGTCAACAGATGATCTTGATAATCAGACAGTAAAGAGAACCCGTCA ATGGCGAACTTCTACCACAAGTGGAGGAATTTTGACTGTATCCATTGAAAACCCAGGAGCAATCATAACCCCAAT ttccCAGAAATTGCGATTAACTCGTACTCCTGTGCCACCATTTCTCATGAAGAGGGACCAATCTGAAGAGAAGAAGATTCCCAAAGGGGTTCCATTGCAGTTTGATATAAATAGTGTTGGAAAACAG acagGGATGACGTTGAATGAACGTTTTGGGATCCTGAAGGAGCAAAGAACAGCTCTGTCTCAGAACAAAGGAAGCCGTTTTGTAACAGTGGGCTAA